The following proteins are co-located in the Salvelinus fontinalis isolate EN_2023a chromosome 29, ASM2944872v1, whole genome shotgun sequence genome:
- the LOC129827712 gene encoding neuronal PAS domain-containing protein 4A-like produces the protein MYRSTKGASKARRDQINAEIRNLKDLLPISDAEKARLSYLHIMSLASMYTRKSVFFSQESGSAGSLEESARFLSFHELSELVQELPGFLLLLTGEGKLLYLSDSVSEHLGHSMVDLVAQGDSVYDIIDPTDHFIMRTNLAPPTSPDTDRLFRCHFNTSKSVRRQSAGNKLVLVRARCPFPPSSSTTPSSYWTSNPVWMCFCSPLEAVPTRSGPGGDQVPALIPPAAENNFFLASFQSQHSRDMRLQNAQDSVSVYLGLDVSALRSRSWYSLLHPQDLSHASAQHCSLLREGGEGRSEMVVRVESADHSWVWLYMVLQLEAGDSPISSNNYIISEAEAWSVRQQLSTEQTQLTLVLSTSTSRQDSLSLSSPDQVFTPGSSGLSAQSFDFSMTVSSSVGSSDETGGATTEPMQVEGDPRSSISSIEEESFFQQQQMPSPVQSRSAASSPTPVTVATVADLDFLTQNILLPPSFQLEPPLPALPLPLPPVPTSQEQQTKEFVCTPPYTPQLGGGSFLFGEPLFSFDPTGTTTPPPSTTTATATTSIAPSLSPSAPPTTASSPAPPSSLCLTGPSTDLFFPADPCSGSIYEKLPPTPDSPRDGDCTVMTLPEVRGPLYVDVPLGPFHYPLEGLLTPEASPGKQPGLSFFSLERERDKERAEISLLAQHISSLAEGFYLDPLLSKLSPPSMSPSSSPPRPTLSPSVATAGVDSIHMLGEFYPVKVWRGLDFPVFQDDDDSLFEESILEALLQDFSTPPPLSPSIPPPSPPNPVCWHSPSHFEGVSHFCSVQSAHCYPTARCGATLAGEAGAMAEWEGLGEEPMEIEVASSPLSSCSSIPASPPLRLTASPTSAPSTPVAPNTPAVPCAQSLLEELAALEPMFGAGASIAPGLGQQPELYQLQCHQPPQCFHKDGSGSVPPF, from the exons ATGTATCGATCAACGAAGGGCGCGTCGAAGGCTCGAAGGGACCAAATCAACGCGGAGATTCGGAACCTGAAGGACTTGCTTCCCATATCCGATGCGGAAAAGGCACGGCTCTCATACCTACATATCATGTCCCTTGCCAGCATGTACACCAGAAAATCGGTCTTCTTCTCTCAAG AATCGGGATCCGCTGGCAGTCTGGAGGAAAGCGCGAGGTTCCTGTCTTTCCACGAGCTGTCAGAGCTGGTGCAGGAGCTACCAGGGTTCCTGCTCTTGCTGACTGGGGAAGGCAAGCTGCTCTACCTGTCAGACAGCGTCTCCGAGCACCTCGGCCACTCCATG GTGGATCTGGTTGCCCAGGGTGACAGTGTGTATGATATCATTGACCCTACTGACCACTTCATCATGAGGACCAACCTAGCCCCTCCTACATCACCTGACACAG ATCGTCTATTCCGTTGTCATTTCAACACTTCCAAGTCGGTACGCAGGCAGAGTGCTGGGAACAAGCTGGTTCTGGTCCGGGCGCGCTGCCCTTTCCCACCCTCCTCTTCTACCACCCCTAGCTCCTACTGGACATCCAATCCCGTCTGGATGTGCTTCTGTTCCCCTCTGGAAGCCGTCCCCACCCGCTCTGGTCCTGGGGGGGACCAAGTTCCAGCTCTGATCCCTCCTGCTGCTGAGAACAACTTCTTCCTAGCCTCGTTCCAGTCTCAACACAGCCGAGACATGAGGCTCCAGAATGCACAGGACAG TGTCAGTGTTTACCTTGGCCTTGATGTGTCAGCCCTGAGGTCTCGCTCCTGGTACAGCCTCCTCCACCCACAGGACCTGTCACACGCCTCCGCTCAGCACTGCAGCCTGT tgagagagggaggagagggtagatctGAGATGGTGGTACGGGTGGAGTCTGCAGACCACTCCTGGGTCTGGCTCTACATGGTATTGCAGCTGGAGGCAGGAGACAgccccatcagcagcaacaactacATCATCAG tgAGGCGGAGGCGTGGTCAGTGAGACAGCAGCTGAGCACAGAGCAGACCCAGCTGACCCTGGTACTGAGTACCAGTACCTCCCGCCAGGACAGCCTGAGCCTGTCCAGCCCAGACCAAGTCTTCACCCCTGGCAGCAGTGGCCTCTCAGCCCAGTCCTTTGACTTCAGCATGACTGTGTCCAGCAGTGTGGGCTCCTCAGACGAGACAGGGGGCGCCACCACTGAGCCCATGCAGGTGGAGGGCGACCCTCGCTCTAGTATTTCCTCTATTGAGGAGGAGAGCTTCTTCCAGCAGCAGCAGATGCCTTCCCCTGTCCAAAGCCGCTCTGCTGCCTCCTCCCCCACCCCAGTTACCGTTGCCACGGTAGCAGACCTGGACTTCCTCACTCAGAACATTCTCCTGCCCCCCTCCTTCCAGCTCGAGCCCCCGCTGCCCGCCCTCCCCCTTCCACTCCCCCCAGTGCCCACCTCCCAGGAGCAGCAGACCAAAGAGTTTGTGTGTACGCCCCCCTACACACCCCAGCTGGGCGGGGGCAGCTTCCTGTTCGGCGAGCCCCTCTTTAGCTTCGACCCCACAGGCACCACCACACCCCCTCCTTCCACCACCACAGCTACAGCCACCACCTCCATCGccccctcgctctccccctccgCCCCACCCACcacagcctccagccctgctcccccctcctccctgtgCCTCACTGGCCCCTCCACCGACCTGTTCTTCCCTGCCGATCCCTGCAGTGGCTCTATTTATGAGAAGCTACCCCCCACCCCTGACAGCCCTCGGGATGGGGACTGTACAGTGATGACCTTGCCTGAGGTTCGGGGACCCCTGTATGTAGATGTCCCTTTAGGGCCCTTTCACTACCCCCTCGAGGGCCTCCTCACCCCAGAGGCCTCCCCCGGTAAACAGCCgggtctctctttcttctccttggagagagagagggataaggagagagcaGAGATCTCCCTCTTAGCTCAGCACATCAGCTCCTTAGCAGAGGGATTCTACCTGGATCCTCTCTTATCCAAGCTATCCCCTCCTTccatgtccccctcctcctcccctccccgccCGACCCTCTCACCATCCGTAGCCACCGCTGGTGTTGACTCTATCCACATGCTGGGAGAGTTTTACCCCGTTAAAGTGTGGAGAGGCCTGGACTTCCCCGTATTCCAAGATGATGATGACTCTCTGTTTGAAGAGAGCATCTTAGAAGCCCTGCTCCAGGacttctccacccctccacccctctccccctccatccccccaccatCTCCCCCCAACCCAGTCTGCTGGCACTCACCCTCCCACTTTGAGGGGGTCAGCCACTTCTGTAGCGTCCAATCGGCGCACTGTTACCCCACGGCCAGGTGCGGGGCGACATTGGCCGGCGAGGCCGGGGCGATGGCAGAATGGGAGGGGCTGGGGGAGGAGCCTATGGAGATCGAGGTGGCGTCATCACCTCTGTCTTCCTGTTCCTCCATCCCAGCATCCCCTCCCCTGCGGCTCACTGCCTCCCCCACCTCCGCCCCCTCCACGCCCGTCGCCCCCAACACGCCCGCCGTGCCTTGCGCCCAGTCCCTCCTGGAGGAGCTGGCCGCCCTGGAACCTATGTTTGGGGCAGGTGCCTCGATCGCCCCCGGCTTGGGGCAGCAACCTGAGTTGTATCAACTCCAGTGTCACCAGCCGCCACAGTGCTTCCACAAAG ATGGGAGTGGAAGTGTTCCCCCGTTCTAA